A genomic window from candidate division WOR-3 bacterium includes:
- the fusA gene encoding elongation factor G: MAKTVLFVGHSGCGKTTLCEAILFNQKVTSRLGRTDEGTSILDYDPEEQERRITINLGIAHFENKKEKIFLLDSPGFLDFQGEFLSGLHVCDLVCLVINAGAGIEVGTEIYGEKIFEKNIPVCVFITKMKSENVNVKEILNNLRNTFEKKFILLTYPLGEGPSFQGVKTIFEEVPSEWNKEKDEAMESIVETDESLVEKYLETGEISESEIKSALKKGIKENLIVPVFFGDSLEGKGINEFIEFLSEYFPSYEEFSPRKGRKKDGSEVMLEPDPEKPTVAFIFKTMSDPHLGEINYVRVFRGSIKSGMELLNPKRELREKTTSLYSVLGKERKEISEIKLGEIGAIVKLKDTHTNDTLCSPDDPVIYPEIEFPWRSVQVAIVPKTKQDEEKVSEALKRLTAEDPTFSFHYNPELKQTIVEGLGEIHLNVIVSKMKRRYGVEVTQARPKIPYRETIRKKAEAMGKYVKQSGGRGQYGICNIRIEPLPRGKEYEFVNSIFGGAIPSNFIPAVETGIKKAMQSGVLAGFPVIDVRVELYDGKYHPVDSSNIAFEIAGSMAFRDAQMNADSYILEPIYEVEIIVPEEITGDVMSDLNSRRGRILGMEPYGKKKQKIKAYVPLAELHGYSSALRSISKGKAVYFAKFSHYDEVPKELAQKIIAEAKKQKEE; encoded by the coding sequence ATGGCAAAAACTGTACTTTTTGTAGGACACTCTGGATGTGGCAAAACCACTCTCTGTGAAGCAATACTTTTTAACCAAAAAGTCACAAGCAGATTGGGAAGAACTGATGAAGGAACAAGCATTCTTGATTATGACCCAGAAGAACAAGAAAGAAGAATAACAATTAACCTCGGCATAGCCCATTTTGAAAATAAAAAAGAAAAAATATTTTTACTCGACTCTCCAGGCTTCCTTGATTTCCAGGGCGAATTCCTCTCCGGACTCCATGTATGCGATCTTGTTTGCCTTGTCATTAATGCAGGAGCAGGAATAGAAGTTGGAACAGAAATTTACGGAGAAAAAATTTTTGAAAAGAATATCCCTGTTTGTGTTTTTATAACAAAGATGAAGTCTGAGAATGTAAATGTAAAGGAGATTTTAAATAACTTAAGAAATACCTTTGAAAAAAAATTTATACTTCTCACATACCCATTAGGGGAAGGACCTTCCTTTCAAGGGGTAAAAACAATTTTTGAAGAAGTTCCTTCTGAATGGAACAAGGAAAAAGATGAGGCAATGGAATCAATTGTTGAAACCGATGAAAGTCTTGTTGAAAAATATCTTGAAACAGGTGAAATTTCTGAAAGCGAAATTAAATCCGCTTTAAAAAAGGGAATAAAAGAAAACCTTATTGTCCCTGTATTTTTTGGTGATTCATTAGAAGGGAAAGGAATAAATGAATTTATTGAATTTTTATCAGAATATTTCCCTTCCTATGAAGAATTTTCACCAAGAAAAGGAAGAAAAAAGGACGGGAGTGAAGTAATGTTAGAGCCTGATCCTGAGAAACCTACTGTAGCTTTTATTTTCAAAACAATGAGCGATCCGCACTTAGGAGAAATAAATTATGTGAGGGTATTCAGGGGAAGTATTAAATCCGGAATGGAACTTTTAAATCCTAAAAGAGAATTAAGGGAAAAAACAACTTCCTTATATTCTGTTCTCGGAAAGGAAAGAAAAGAAATTTCAGAAATTAAACTTGGTGAAATAGGAGCAATTGTAAAACTTAAAGATACACATACAAATGATACTCTATGCTCTCCTGATGATCCTGTTATCTACCCTGAAATAGAATTCCCCTGGAGAAGTGTTCAGGTTGCTATAGTTCCAAAAACAAAACAGGATGAAGAAAAAGTATCAGAAGCCTTGAAAAGATTAACAGCAGAAGACCCTACTTTTTCATTTCATTATAACCCTGAACTAAAACAAACAATTGTTGAGGGTCTCGGTGAGATTCATTTAAATGTAATAGTCTCTAAAATGAAAAGGAGATACGGAGTGGAAGTAACCCAGGCAAGACCAAAAATTCCCTATAGAGAAACAATAAGAAAAAAGGCAGAAGCAATGGGAAAATATGTTAAACAATCAGGTGGAAGGGGTCAGTATGGAATATGTAATATAAGAATTGAACCCTTACCAAGAGGAAAAGAATATGAATTTGTAAATTCTATTTTTGGAGGCGCAATTCCTTCTAACTTTATACCTGCTGTTGAGACTGGAATTAAAAAGGCAATGCAATCAGGTGTTCTGGCTGGTTTTCCTGTAATTGATGTGAGAGTTGAACTCTATGATGGTAAATATCATCCGGTTGATTCTTCAAACATTGCTTTTGAAATAGCAGGTTCAATGGCTTTCAGAGATGCTCAGATGAATGCTGATTCTTATATTCTTGAACCTATCTATGAAGTGGAAATAATTGTTCCAGAGGAAATAACCGGCGATGTAATGAGTGATTTAAACTCAAGAAGAGGAAGAATACTTGGTATGGAACCTTATGGTAAGAAAAAACAAAAAATAAAAGCCTATGTTCCACTTGCAGAACTTCACGGATATTCAAGTGCTTTAAGATCAATATCAAAGGGAAAAGCTGTATATTTTGCTAAGTTCTCCCATTATGACGAGGTTCCAAAAGAACTTGCCCAGAAAATAATTGCAGAGGCAAAGAAGCAAAAAGAGGAATAA
- a CDS encoding BREX system ATP-binding domain-containing protein: MNKLEPKIARKIIEIVGGHGIPPEYGVQFFTVGLEPYLSVIENEYLATFIKEGGSTFKMVIGTYGGGKTHFLYCVRNIAWSHNFAVSYVSLNPDSCPFHRLEKVYSEIVRNITPPLRPEELISENYEKGICSIIRRWFNEKFQEFSKDGLSDEDLKKELLNYLNNIRDIESSSFENGIKSAFKALLYGQEDDFNKIRAWLKGESYDRKNHQKFGILEKIDKTKAFPMIRSLTQWIKKIGYSGLLILFDEAEPMGSLSGKQKEHLLANLRHLIDECSRTFKSVMFFYAVPDENFLEGGKLIYEALKQRVNTVFDNKINPSGVKIYLEKLGYKPIEFLREIGSKLARIYEIAYNYRFDNALSNKTIELVAEKAYNSRFGDIGYKRDFVQRLIKALHFLKEKGRPPSEEEL, from the coding sequence ATGAATAAATTAGAACCAAAAATTGCACGCAAAATCATTGAAATAGTTGGGGGACATGGAATTCCCCCAGAGTATGGAGTTCAATTTTTTACTGTTGGTTTAGAACCCTATCTTTCTGTTATTGAAAATGAATATTTAGCTACTTTTATCAAAGAAGGTGGGTCTACATTTAAGATGGTAATAGGTACTTATGGAGGAGGGAAAACTCACTTTCTTTACTGTGTTCGTAACATTGCTTGGAGTCATAATTTTGCTGTTTCTTATGTATCTTTAAATCCTGATAGTTGCCCGTTTCATAGATTAGAAAAGGTTTACTCTGAAATTGTGCGTAATATTACACCACCTCTCAGACCGGAAGAATTGATATCTGAAAATTACGAAAAAGGAATTTGTAGTATTATACGTCGTTGGTTTAATGAGAAATTTCAGGAATTCAGCAAAGATGGATTATCTGATGAAGATTTAAAGAAGGAACTTTTAAACTACTTGAATAATATTAGAGACATTGAAAGTAGCAGTTTTGAAAATGGGATTAAATCTGCGTTCAAAGCTTTGTTATATGGACAAGAAGATGACTTTAATAAAATTCGCGCGTGGCTAAAAGGAGAATCCTATGATAGAAAAAATCATCAAAAATTTGGTATTTTAGAAAAAATTGATAAAACTAAGGCATTTCCAATGATAAGGTCCTTAACTCAGTGGATTAAAAAAATTGGCTATTCCGGGCTTTTAATTTTGTTTGATGAAGCAGAACCGATGGGAAGTCTCAGCGGAAAACAAAAAGAACACCTTTTAGCGAATCTTCGCCACCTTATTGATGAATGCAGTCGTACTTTTAAGAGTGTAATGTTTTTTTACGCAGTTCCAGATGAAAACTTTCTGGAAGGTGGAAAATTAATTTATGAAGCACTGAAACAGAGAGTTAACACAGTATTTGATAATAAAATTAATCCTTCTGGAGTTAAAATTTATTTAGAAAAATTAGGATACAAGCCTATTGAATTTCTACGTGAAATTGGAAGCAAACTGGCACGAATTTACGAGATTGCTTACAATTATAGGTTTGATAATGCTTTATCTAATAAAACTATAGAATTGGTTGCAGAGAAAGCTTATAATTCCCGCTTCGGGGATATCGGTTATAAACGCGATTTTGTGCAAAGGCTTATTAAAGCTCTTCATTTTCTAAAAGAAAAGGGAAGGCCACCTTCTGAAGAAGAATTATAA
- a CDS encoding BREX system ATP-binding domain-containing protein — protein MLKKTISKNTQNLDKFKARRMIEAFRFGIVPHDCLDDFTFGREQEIKNLMEWLIDDKEIILILEGGYGTGKTHLLNYLYWRALYEDFVVAYADIDLSETPFYKPKRVYAKLIQFFKFQSKVDGQFKGFRDFLNEALKKGVFEDHRYFKYLIKGPQDEDREDIWDWIEGQGGIRPPGYSPFFPTMYEYSNAYNIYCYLLSALGWASKEVFKYKGFLLIFDEAETIWFDIRNLIKGREFLEALCQTAKNDPELLKQPSWSNLWSNRCYRYSNYIPFIYKKPSGLKLLFAFTEFPFFFAQFCEFPQTLKLKSLEEKVLKEVFEHIYQLYTKAYNFDIKDSKLKEMIFNKVKKEIPRNCVTRFFIKGTVEALDLIRHSPEENLENILNE, from the coding sequence ATGTTAAAAAAAACAATTAGCAAAAATACCCAAAATCTTGATAAATTTAAAGCTAGAAGAATGATTGAGGCTTTCCGTTTTGGCATAGTACCTCATGATTGTCTTGATGATTTCACATTTGGTCGTGAACAGGAAATTAAAAATTTAATGGAGTGGCTTATAGATGATAAAGAAATTATATTAATACTTGAGGGTGGATATGGAACTGGTAAAACACATTTACTAAATTATCTATACTGGCGTGCTTTATACGAAGACTTTGTAGTTGCTTATGCAGATATAGATCTCAGTGAGACTCCTTTTTACAAACCAAAACGAGTATATGCAAAATTAATTCAGTTCTTTAAATTTCAGTCTAAAGTTGATGGACAATTTAAAGGTTTTCGTGATTTTTTGAATGAGGCATTGAAAAAAGGGGTTTTTGAAGATCACAGATATTTTAAGTATTTAATTAAAGGGCCTCAAGATGAAGATAGGGAAGATATATGGGATTGGATTGAAGGACAAGGAGGAATTAGACCTCCTGGATACTCACCTTTCTTCCCTACAATGTACGAATATTCAAATGCATACAATATTTATTGCTATTTGCTTAGTGCTCTGGGTTGGGCATCAAAGGAAGTATTTAAATATAAAGGATTTCTTCTTATTTTTGATGAAGCAGAAACAATATGGTTTGATATTCGCAACCTAATTAAAGGTCGTGAATTTTTAGAAGCACTTTGTCAAACAGCAAAAAATGATCCTGAATTACTCAAGCAGCCTTCCTGGAGTAATCTTTGGTCAAATCGCTGTTATAGATACTCTAATTATATTCCTTTTATTTACAAAAAACCAAGTGGGTTGAAACTTCTTTTTGCTTTTACGGAATTTCCATTTTTTTTCGCCCAGTTTTGTGAGTTTCCGCAAACATTAAAATTAAAATCTTTAGAGGAGAAAGTTCTTAAAGAAGTATTTGAACACATTTATCAACTTTATACTAAAGCTTACAATTTTGATATAAAAGATTCAAAGTTAAAAGAAATGATTTTTAATAAAGTTAAAAAAGAGATACCGAGAAATTGTGTTACAAGATTTTTCATCAAGGGAACAGTGGAAGCTCTGGATTTAATTAGACATAGTCCTGAAGAAAATTTAGAAAATATTTTAAATGAATAG
- a CDS encoding DEAD/DEAH box helicase — MNSNIETIRSRLKFAWMPFFTRFGKLTPVQEKTIPKILDGFNVVVVSPTASGKTEAVVAPVAERLKSENWHSLSVLFVSPTRALANDMLTRIEGPLQDMNIKIKLKHGDKTYFSSKLPNWLITTPESLDSLICRQPKVFTNLRTVILDEIHMLDNTYRGDQLRLLLYRLRELVFNRTFNIHLLSATLSKPKEVAQRYVNEFEMVIVSGQRREIDYYIVDSHEKVYNLAKQNVWKKILYFCNKRETVEEVANFLGKLWPPCFTIVAHHGSLSSRERKEAEIVMKERKMAICVATSTLEVGIDIGDIDLVVLAEPPYSISSLLQRIGRSNRRDKIIHVIAIAKLDEERKLLEAMFKMANSGVLPNEPYIPDLSVAIQQIFSYLYQHREGVAEEKLFSLLSPICASNEIKVILEHLNKKEFIMKVRGYWFATTKLMDLGEKGLIHSNIPDIDTFRVIDIDSGKEIGKIAGIFDEIFILAQRVWKVIEVKENEIKVQRFKGDAFPPFFKSYKNIGAFFNFLPPELKLLYKK, encoded by the coding sequence ATGAATAGCAATATAGAAACTATTCGTAGTCGTTTGAAATTTGCATGGATGCCTTTCTTTACAAGATTTGGTAAGCTCACCCCTGTTCAAGAAAAAACGATTCCCAAAATCCTTGACGGATTTAATGTTGTAGTTGTATCACCTACTGCTTCAGGTAAAACAGAAGCAGTTGTAGCCCCTGTTGCTGAAAGGCTTAAATCAGAGAATTGGCACAGTCTTTCGGTTCTCTTTGTTTCACCCACACGAGCATTAGCTAATGATATGTTAACGCGGATAGAAGGACCTCTTCAAGATATGAACATAAAAATAAAACTTAAACACGGAGATAAAACTTATTTTAGCTCAAAACTTCCAAATTGGCTTATTACTACTCCTGAATCCCTTGATTCATTAATTTGTCGTCAACCTAAAGTATTTACAAATCTCCGCACAGTAATTTTGGATGAAATTCACATGCTGGATAACACTTACCGTGGCGACCAATTAAGGTTGCTTTTGTATCGCCTTCGTGAGCTTGTATTTAATAGAACTTTCAATATCCATTTATTATCTGCTACTCTTTCTAAGCCTAAGGAAGTTGCCCAGAGGTATGTTAACGAGTTTGAAATGGTTATTGTTAGCGGACAGCGGCGGGAAATAGATTATTATATTGTAGATTCACATGAGAAAGTTTATAATTTAGCAAAACAAAATGTTTGGAAAAAAATTCTTTATTTTTGTAATAAACGCGAAACTGTTGAAGAAGTTGCCAATTTTCTTGGTAAACTATGGCCACCTTGTTTCACTATTGTTGCTCATCATGGAAGCCTCAGCTCTCGAGAACGAAAGGAAGCAGAAATTGTAATGAAGGAAAGAAAAATGGCAATTTGTGTAGCTACTTCTACACTGGAAGTTGGTATAGATATTGGCGATATTGATTTAGTTGTATTAGCAGAACCACCTTATAGTATTTCCTCACTGTTACAGAGAATTGGACGTAGCAATCGTAGAGACAAGATTATCCATGTAATCGCAATAGCGAAATTGGATGAAGAAAGAAAACTGCTGGAAGCAATGTTTAAAATGGCTAACTCCGGTGTATTACCAAACGAGCCTTATATACCAGATCTTTCAGTTGCTATTCAGCAAATTTTTTCTTATCTTTATCAGCACCGTGAAGGTGTGGCAGAAGAAAAACTTTTTTCTCTTTTAAGTCCTATTTGCGCATCAAATGAAATTAAAGTTATTCTGGAACATTTAAATAAAAAAGAATTTATAATGAAAGTTAGAGGATATTGGTTTGCTACCACAAAGCTTATGGATTTAGGTGAAAAAGGACTAATTCATTCTAATATCCCAGATATTGACACTTTTAGAGTAATAGATATTGATTCAGGTAAAGAGATAGGTAAAATTGCCGGTATTTTTGATGAAATATTTATACTTGCTCAACGAGTATGGAAAGTAATTGAAGTTAAAGAAAATGAAATTAAAGTTCAGCGTTTTAAGGGAGATGCATTTCCCCCTTTTTTCAAATCTTATAAAAATATAGGTGCTTTTTTTAATTTTTTACCACCTGAATTGAAATTATTATACAAAAAATGA